In Isosphaera pallida ATCC 43644, the sequence CTTGAGGGTCAGCGGCGGGGTCAAGGGCAAGCGAGTGGCGGTCTTCGGCGCAGGGATGCTTGGCCTGACCGCTTGCGCTTGGGCACGATGGGCCGGGGCGTTGGACATCGTGGCGCTGGACCCGTTGTCGGAACGCCTCGAAACCGCCGCGCGATTTGGCGCGACCGCGACCTTGCGGGCCGACGATCCCGAAAGCCCCGCTCGGTTGGTCCATCTCACCGGGGGCCGGGGCGTCGATCTGGCATTGGAACTCTCGGGCCATCCTCAAGCGGTCGCCCGGGCGATTGCTTCGGTTCGGACCGGCGGCCAGGTGGTTTTGATCGGCTCGGTGGCCCCCGGTCCCACAGTGGCGCTCGACCCCGAAACCGTGGTAAGGCGTTGCTTGACCATCCGCGGCCTGCACAACTCGACCCCCCGCGACCTTCTCCGCGCCACGCGGTTTCTCAAGGCCGCCACCATGTTTCCCTGGGCCGAATTGGTTCCCCGGGTGTATCCTTTGGAGGAGGTCGAAGAGGCCTTCGAACACGCCCGCGACCACCGCCCGCCCCGCGTCGCCGTGGCGCTGACCGGATCGGTCGCCCAGGCGAACCCGGCCCGATGACAGCCCTCGCGGCGCGGACGACGACTCGCTCAAACTCAAGATTCAGATTGAGACTTCATACCTTCATAGAGTCAGACTATGATTTCTACACCTAAACGATTAATTGAACCGTCCCGGCGTTGGGTGGCCCGATTCGCGCGAGTTGGTGAAAATGAATACGAGCAAAGCATCATCTACAAGGCCGCCAACATCCTCGCCGCCGAGAAGGTGCCGGGGGACTATTTGGAATTCGGGGTGGCCTCGGGACGGTCTTGATTCGGTCGTACCACATCATGCGACGGGTTTACCAGGAGCATCAGGTGGTTCATACGGGGCGTCGGGCCGAGGACGCCGCTGCGATCGGCTTCAACTCAAGCAGGCGGCGGTGATTGATGTGGACTGCGACCTGTACTCCTCGGCCAAGGTCGTGCTGGAGTTCATCACCCCGCTCATGGTGGATGGAACCATCCTGATCTTTGACGACTGGTACTGCTTCCGTGGCCATCCTCAACGGGGCGAACGCGCCGCTTTCGCTGAATGGAGCGCTGGGTTGCCCCACTGGGTCTTCAAGGAGTATCAAAAGGAAGGCTCCTGGCGAATGAGTTTCATTGCCAATCGTTTGGAGGCCGACCCGTCCTGATCCTGCCTTGATGACGTGTCTTTGCCACCCGCGCCTCACCCACACCCCACCCGATCCCTTCCCACCTTACCATGATCCGCATCAAACAGAAACTCGCCCGGGGCGAATTGGTTCGCATCTTCGGCGCGACGCAGTTACTTTCGACCAAGTTGGTCGAAATCGTGGGCGACCACGGACATTACGATGGCTTATGGCTCGACGCCGAACACGGCGGGCTCACCCAGCGCGACATCGAACTGGCGACCCTCGCGGCCAAAGCCTCGGGACTGGAGGCGTTCGTCAGGCTGCCGGCGACCGACTACGCCACGATCATGCGGCCGCTCGAAGCCGGGGCGGGCGGGGTCATGGTCAGCATGATCCATTCCGCCGAGGAAGCCGAGCAAGCCGTGAGGTGGGCCAAGTTCTACCCCAGGGGAACCCGAGGCATCAACAACGGCAACCGTGACGGACGGTTCGGACGGTTGCCGATCGCCGATTACGTGGTTCAAGCCAACGCCCAAACCTTCGTCGGCCTCCAGATTGAAACCCAAGGTGCTCTGGAGCAAATCGAAGCGATCGTCCAAGTGCCCGATGTGGACCTGATCTTCGTGGGGCCGGCCGATCTGAGCCAAATGCTGGGCGTGCCCGGTCAAGTGCTTCATCCCGACTGTCTGGCCGCTGTGGACCGGATTGCCACGGTCTGCGCTCGGTTCGGCAAACCCTGGGGGGTCGTGCCGATCGGGACCGATCATGGCCGAGTCATGCTGGAAAAAGGATGCCGGATGTTCGTCTGCGGCTTCGACATCCACGCGATGCACGCTGGTCTCGACGCCTTGAAGGAACGCCATTCGTATCTTGATGGCGGAGCGTGAGCGATCATTTGGCGTGCAAGCCCCCTTGACGCCGTCTTGACCGTCCCCGACGATAGAAGGGGGAGGAAACAAGAGAAGATCGAAGGCGGTCGCAGGGGGTGTCGAACCCCACCTCCATCGGCGATGGTCATCCTCTCGAATCACCACAAGCATTCCCATTTCCCCAGAGATGCGGGTCACGCGACGCGGCAAGACGAGACGGGAGGGACGCATGGCGGCCAAGAAAGTGGGATTCCTTGCGATTGTCCTCACGGCGCTGGGGTTGGGCGTGGTCGTCCTGGCGTCGTGGTTGAATGGGAATTCGGGAGGAGCGTCGCCGTCGGAGAAGCCGTCCGATCCCGCCCCGGCGGTTGCCCAAGCCGACGATCCCAACCAGGCGGAGGCGGACGCAGGGCACTCCAGCGACCTAACCTTCGAGCGCTTCGAGGCGATTCGCCAACTCATCCAACCCCGACGCGAGGAAACGGGCTACCTAAGCGTTCCTTGGGAGACGAGTTTGTGGGAGGCCCGCAAGCGGGCGGCCCGCGAGGGCAAGCCGATCCTGCTCTGGGAGATGGACGGGCACCCTCTGGG encodes:
- a CDS encoding HpcH/HpaI aldolase family protein — encoded protein: MIRIKQKLARGELVRIFGATQLLSTKLVEIVGDHGHYDGLWLDAEHGGLTQRDIELATLAAKASGLEAFVRLPATDYATIMRPLEAGAGGVMVSMIHSAEEAEQAVRWAKFYPRGTRGINNGNRDGRFGRLPIADYVVQANAQTFVGLQIETQGALEQIEAIVQVPDVDLIFVGPADLSQMLGVPGQVLHPDCLAAVDRIATVCARFGKPWGVVPIGTDHGRVMLEKGCRMFVCGFDIHAMHAGLDALKERHSYLDGGA
- a CDS encoding zinc-binding dehydrogenase, with the protein product MSLHAGCQDDASPSWCRAAVFHEAGRPLTIERHPRPEPPPGRVRLRVRMATLCGSDLKTYLGQRIEPTPTVLGHEFVGVLETLGPGTSPRDPQGRLLAPGDRVVVATVASCGLCFQCVRGLPQKCESTGKCKYGHEPIDGPHGLWTGGLADVVLVAPGSGLVKVPDTLPDPIASTASCAGATVAGTLRVSGGVKGKRVAVFGAGMLGLTACAWARWAGALDIVALDPLSERLETAARFGATATLRADDPESPARLVHLTGGRGVDLALELSGHPQAVARAIASVRTGGQVVLIGSVAPGPTVALDPETVVRRCLTIRGLHNSTPRDLLRATRFLKAATMFPWAELVPRVYPLEEVEEAFEHARDHRPPRVAVALTGSVAQANPAR